One stretch of Brettanomyces nanus chromosome 4, complete sequence DNA includes these proteins:
- a CDS encoding uncharacterized protein (MEROPS:MER0026494~BUSCO:EOG09340DG5) — MAEQKRTYVNAYYRLNSGEERKLPLTSSSGDLSSMGMMHPTNSTNSSRDDSLASDSSKTELSDDLRNSIVHRWTHNQSIVCLVCSPKNGLLFCGTQDSYILIFDLITFQKLSKIKAHSGSVLCLHLADCETILFSGGSDSLVKIWNISLSNKGHSQREVNLLPTHTIYSLLDIGDIFSVTWIESTKTVLFGAQNASISYVHLGKITKGNADPASMPSNRYDRFFDSIGRGGSDCSRQSTPPSGDFGEEIDYQSLPVSRLIEVPSCNIISYAHNGYVYAMNVISNIDAHKSLLGGTIPEEFNDIILSGGGDGVVKLWGFKDNKMTLLRSLDNSEPVLCLEMQEGDNYCTLYCGLANGSVNVWDLSTYQLVRSFEVDKGDIGCLSLSQNLLFIGTQGGICKKTAITESPVTWLPSHNSCLAMYNFKMNGVYYLVSASIDNSVTLWNVSMIDRSCNKTQNNNESSVSINMMIEVLKKMISFKTVSKQPARYIDQSRKCASFLRLLFKNLGAVKSVLLPVADANPVVLATFQANKHSNHDKPSRILWYGHYDVIEADHTDAWSTDPFELTPINGYMYGRGVSDNKGPLLAALYAVADLFKSNSLECDAVFLIEGEEESGSYGFQDVVKNNKDLIGDIDWVLLSNSYWLDDNIPCLNYGLRGVVAASVEVWSDKPDRHSGVDGGVSREPTIDLINLLSKLNDDSGKVCLPNFHSTIRELGDDELHLYEQITKKVKGVEIDELMTKWRLPSLTIHRVYVSGPGNSTVIPHAATATISIRLVPNQDIDEVKRILVDYLSKCFEDLHTENHLKVVITHEAEPWLADTKNVAYKVLYKNLQDAWGMDPIFIREGGSIPSIRFLEKTFNCEAVHLPTGQASDNAHLSNERLRITNLYKVKEILKSTFNKLPCKMI; from the coding sequence ATGGCTGAACAAAAGAGAACTTACGTCAATGCTTACTACAGGCTCAATAGTggggaagaaagaaaacttcctttgacttcttcaagcGGTGACCTCAGTAGCATGGGGATGATGCATCCTACCAACTCGACAAACTCATCTAGAGATGACTCTTTAGCATCTGACTCCTCAAAGACAGAGTTATCCGATGATTTAAGAAACTCCATTGTACACAGATGGACGCATAACCAGTCAATTGTCTGTCTGGTCTGTTCTCCAAAGAACGGCCTCCTCTTTTGTGGTACTCAGGACTCTTACATATTGATATTTGATTTAATAACTTTTCAGAAGCTTTCGAAAATCAAGGCTCACTCTGGCTCTGTGTTATGCCTGCATTTGGCTGACTGTGAAACCATTCTCTTTAGTGGTGGTTCGGATTCCTTGGTCAAGATATGGAATATCTCCCTCTCTAATAAAGGACATTCTCAGAGGGAGGTCAATTTATTGCCAACACATACCATTTACTCACTTTTAGACATAGGCGATATATTTTCCGTAACCTGGATAGAATCTACAAAAACGGTGCTGTTTGGTGCTCAGAATGCCTCCATTTCTTATGTACATCTGGGAAAGATTACCAAGGGAAACGCAGATCCTGCTTCCATGCCTTCCAACAGATACGACCGATTTTTCGATTCCATTGGTCGTGGAGGAAGTGACTGTTCTAGGCAGTCTACTCCTCCTTCCGGAGACTTTGgggaagaaattgattaCCAATCATTGCCAGTTTCGCGGTTGATTGAAGTTCCGTCTTGTAACATCATTTCTTATGCTCATAATGGATATGTCTACGCTATGAATGTTATTTCCAATATAGATGCCCACAAAAGCTTGCTAGGTGGCACAATTCCGGAAGAATTCAATGACATCATCTTGAGTGGCGGTGGAGATGGAGTTGTTAAACTATGGGGGTTTAAGGACAACAAAATGACACTATTGAGGTCCTTGGATAATTCCGAACCTGTGCTTTGTTTGGAAATGCAAGAAGGTGACAACTATTGTACCTTGTACTGTGGCCTGGCCAATGGTAGTGTAAATGTATGGGATTTGTCTACCTACCAACTAGTGAGATcatttgaagttgataaagGAGATATTGGCTGTCTTTCTTTGTCTCAGAATTTGTTATTTATTGGTACTCAGGGTGGAATATGCAAGAAGACGGCTATAACGGAGAGTCCAGTCACGTGGCTTCCCTCCCACAATTCCTGCCTGGCGATGTACAACTTCAAGATGAACGGTGTATACTACCTAGTGAGTGCATCTATTGACAATTCTGTTACTCTGTGGAACGTAAGTATGATTGATCGATCATGTAACAAAACTCAAAACAACAATGAGAGTTCTGTTTCTATCAACATGATGATTGAagtattgaagaagatgatctcATTTAAGACCGTTTCCAAACAGCCTGCAAGATATATCGATCAATCAAGGAAATGTGCCAGTTTCCTACGCCTATTATTTAAGAATTTAGGTGCAGTAAAATCCGTTCTACTCCCTGTTGCGGATGCCAATCCGGTGGTCTTAGCTACCTTCCAGGCAAATAAGCATTCCAATCACGACAAGCCTTCGAGAATATTATGGTATGGCCATTACGATGTTATAGAGGCCGACCATACGGATGCTTGGAGCACAGATCCGTTTGAATTGACGCCGATTAACGGGTACATGTATGGTAGAGGTGTGAGTGATAATAAAGGTCCTTTGTTGGCTGCATTGTATGCCGTTGCTGACTTATTCAAATCGAACTCCCTTGAATGCGATGCCGTCTTTCTTATCGAAGGTGAGGAGGAGTCTGGATCATACGGATTCCAAGAtgtggtgaaaaataataaAGATCTCATAGGAGACATAGACTGGGTTTTACTAAGTAATTCATACTGGTTGGATGATAATATTCCATGCTTGAACTATGGCTTGAGAGGAGTGGTTGCCGCTAGCGTTGAAGTTTGGTCTGATAAACCAGATAGACATTCTGGTGTTGATGGTGGTGTCTCCAGAGAGCCTACTATTGACTTGATCaaccttctttcaaagttaAACGACGATTCTGGAAAGGTCTGCTTGCCCAATTTCCACAGCACTATTAGAGAGCTTGGTGACGATGAATTACATCTTTATGAACAAATTACCAAGAAAGTGAAGggagttgaaattgatgaactTATGACCAAATGGAGATTGCCGTCGCTGACCATTCATAGAGTTTACGTCTCCGGCCCGGGAAATTCTACGGTGATTCCTCATGCTGCCACTGCAACGATTTCCATTCGTCTAGTTCCAAATCAGGATATTGACGAAGTAAAGAGGATACTTGTTGACTACCTTTCAAAATGCTTTGAGGACCTGCATACAGAGAACCATTTGAAAGTGGTCATTACTCACGAAGCCGAACCTTGGCTTGCAGATACTAAGAACGTGGCTTATAAGGTCCTATACAAAAACCTGCAAGATGCATGGGGTATGGATCCTATATTTATTAGGGAGGGTGGTTCTATTCCTTCTATTAGGTTTCTAGAGAAGACGTTTAATTGTGAGGCAGTCCACTTACCAACTGGACAGGCTTCTGATAACGCTCATTTGAGCAACGAGAGATTGAGAATAACCAACTTGTACAAGGTCAAAGAAATTCTAAAAAGTACGTTCAACAAGCTTCCGTGTAAGATGATCTGA
- a CDS encoding uncharacterized protein (BUSCO:EOG09340CRF) produces the protein MPYRQNNGFRAHGQHEGNFHKDFSGMSEQIPVGEVPPLPKSIFQDGQETAASPQSLYFNILKQRQTHASPSQQNARSSPSSEGRSISNPGHESMNEPSTPSSQRSASGGSVPLPKALRPTATRSHSSRSVPSPSHARPQTPTSYYPSYERITPHSQADSSTRVEVQTPTLERVHVQTPPQSQPKTHRMHSEAQKSQLQPQQLQQPHHHRSQHELSPQNSQPQHPYRQQLSPRGPLPATHPMVSRMTIMNPDQDIDKQRAQIPLLRNPNSEAALVVPINSLSTKQLRSNALHIQTQTQKKPNMQYSQANSSSGQKAQLYPTEDTVNVGVAMADGLPQQDHRHHHHQRQHFGSFNGSSTMPNSQGIQVGQSRKSPILRQSLSFLRGNRSASSSSLASDYAANADMEKYHLVNGKTMTTNGRVLPQRLEMRGSIKDRASKSRSFSSLTRRIPSGAFLRNSGDKERIYSTGSLGSRISSLPEPQLKSSVYPAVLSQVAKAFRDSMQLGARYKNGLEYRDAFTGVEAVDVIARIIRTSDRNLALLLGRSLDAQKFFHDVTYEHRLRDSSNEVYQFSEDVFSPYTDSQQTFNRQNSVASSSDYTDTENTMPPSMATPTTAQQSSATVSTGINGVFTLLTECYSPTCSRDNLCYSIACPRRLEQQARLGSKTGSLARSDSRLSFTQEEQKPYWQLTVPKTVLDSLDKREIKRQECIFETIYSERDFVKDLEYMREFWIRPLSETKIIKPIEREHFVNTVFFGINDIWEVSSKFAEAMTKRQQEQHVVKEVGDLFLEFIPRFESFIKYGAGQVMGRYEFDRQKRHNPFFVRFIEDTSNRAESRRLDLSSYLSKPTTRPARYPLLLKSIRNHTDPKSKDYENLGKAIEMLQKMLTRINFETGKASDRLNLFLLKQKLVFRPGELVDLKLTGENRKLLYQCILKKRNYQDKDRQGEVQVYIFDHALLMVKVKVINKREVYRVYQRPIPIPLLFLSLSEESPTLKVVKNTASTGTSAGSTTSLLGQDQLPPGNFQLASTTSKSPMSFTYIGRNGYKLTLYATPAVQRMLAERIESQSKKLIEDNDVFTLTPLSSDFFDASNKINCVVPFDGGRKLLYGTDAGIYMGDVKIDEDNHRTVSKPVKIIGKINIIQADILGEYQMLLALSDKKMFYWPLDVLKSEDSLKNAKLGKELMNHVSFFKVGVCSGRMLVCAAKSSSNMIRVFEPIDPINQKKQRKKFVSETKDVTFGSEPVSVSFLKTKLCVGCSKGFEIVSLDSNVMEQLLDPADTSLDFAIGREGLKPLEIDRINSDFLLSYSSFSFFINHNGWRSRSKWIIHWEGVPHAFALWYPYLLAFDSNMIEIRHVETGELLRVIVAENIRFLHSSSQEILYAYEDERGYDVVASLDFWDKSMKNIKSGSKQGPIPLPSQQQQLHLELQDSVKRL, from the exons ATGCCGTACAGACAAAATAATGGATTCAGGGCTCACGGACAGCACGAAGGAAACTTCCACAAAGATTTCTCAGGCATGTCTGAGCAGATCCCTGTAGGTGAGGTTCCTCCCTTACCGAAGTCGATTTTTCAGGACGGCCAAGAGACTGCTGCAAGTCCCCAGTCTTTATATTTCAACATACTGAAGCAGAGACAGACCCATGCTTCGCCGTCACAACAAAATGCTCGctcatctccatcttctgaGGGTCGGAGCATTTCGAATCCTGGTCATGAGTCAATGAACGAACCCTCAACACCATCGAGTCAAAGGTCTGCTTCTGGAGGTAGCGTTCCTTTGCCAAAGGCTCTAAGACCTACCGCTACTAGGAGCCATTCATCCAGATCCgttccttctccttctcatGCTCGCCCACAGACACCTACAAGCTATTATCCATCCTATGAAAGGATAACTCCTCATTCTCAGGCCGACTCTTCTACTAGGGTCGAGGTACAAACTCCCACTCTGGAGAGGGTCCATGTTCAGACACCTCCTCAATCACAGCCTAAAACCCACAGAATGCATTCAGAAGCACAAAAATCGCAGCTGCAGCCTCAGCAGTTGCAACAGCCGCATCATCATAGATCACAGCACGAGTTGTCCCCTCAGAATTCACAACCACAG CATCCATATAGGCAACAGTTGTCGCCTCGCGGTCCTTTACCAGCGACTCACCCAATGGTTTCTCGAATGACAATAATGAATCCTGATCAAGACATCGACAAGCAGCGTGCGCAAATTCCGCTTCTTCGCAATCCAAATTCTGAAGCCGCTCTCGTTGTACCTATAAATTCATTGTCGACTAAGCAGCTGCGCTCAAATGCACTTCACATCCAGACCCAGACCCAGAAGAAGCCCAATATGCAGTACTCTCAggccaattcttcttcggGTCAGAAGGCTCAATTGTATCCTACGGAGGATACTGTCAACGTTGGTGTGGCGATGGCAGACGGATTGCCTCAGCAAGACCATCGCCATCACCACCATCAGCGTCAACATTTTGGAAGTTTCAATGGCAGTTCCACTATGCCGAATTCACAAGGGATTCAAGTGGGGCAGAGCAGGAAGAGCCCTATTTTAAGGCAGTCTTTGAGCTTTCTTCGGGGAAATAGGAGCgcatcctcttcttcacttgCTTCCGACTATGCAGCTAATGCTGATATGGAAAAGTATCACTTAGTTAATGGTAAGACGATGACTACTAACGGACGTGTATTACCTCAGAGGTTAGAGATGCGAGGAAGTATCAAAGATCGTGCCTCAAAGTCGAGATCCTTTAGTTCGCTGACCCGTCGTATACCATCCGGTGCTTTCCTTAGAAACTCCggtgataaagaaagaatctaTTCTACTGGGTCTCTTGGCTCTAGGATTTCGTCGCTGCCTGAACCTCAACTAAAATCGAGCGTTTATCCTGCCGTACTTTCGCAGGTTGCCAAAGCATTTAGAGACAGCATGCAACTTGGTGCTCGGTACAAAAACGGCTTAGAATATCGTGATGCTTTCACTGGTGTCGAGGCAGTTGACGTTATTGCACGGATCATTCGAACTTCCGACCGAAATCTGGCATTGTTGCTAGGAAGATCTTTGGATGCTCAGAAATTCTTTCATGATGTCACGTACGAACACAGACTAAGAGATTCGTCAAATGAGGTTTACCAGTTTTCCGAGGATGTTTTCAGCCCTTATACCGATTCACAACAGACTTTCAACCGCCAGAATTCAGTTGCTAGCAGTTCCGATTACACAGATACAGAGAATACGATGCCACCTTCCATGGCCACACCCACTACTGCTCAGCAGTCTTCGGCCACTGTCAGCACTGGAATCAATGGTGTCTTTACCCTATTGACAGAGTGCTATTCTCCTACGTGCTCTAGGGATAACCTTTGCTATAGCATTGCATGCCCTAGAAGATTGGAGCAGCAAGCAAGGCTTGGCTCGAAAACTGGAAGCTTGGCAAGATCAGATTCTAGATTGTCGTTTACCCAAGAGGAGCAAAAACCTTACTGGCAACTTACAGTTCCAAAGACTGTTTTGGATTCATTGGATAAGAGGGAAATCAAGAGGCAAGAATGCATTTTTGAGACAATCTACTCAGAGCGCGATTTTGTTAAGGATTTAGAATACATGAGGGAATTCTGGATAAGGCCGCTATCTGAGACAAAAATAATTAAACCTATTGAGAGGGAGCATTTCGTGAATACGGTATTCTTTGGTATTAATGATATTTGGGAGGTTAGCTCGAAATTTGCCGAAGCTATGACTAAGAGGCAACAGGAACAACACGTAgtgaaagaagttggcGACTTGTTTTTAGAGTTCATCCCCAGATTTGAatctttcatcaaatatgGCGCAGGCCAGGTTATGGGCAGATACGAATTTGATAGACAGAAGAGGCACAACCCTTTTTTTGTGAGATTCATTGAGGACACTTCGAACCGCGCagaatcaagaagattggacctttcttcttatttgTCCAAGCCGACCACGAGACCCGCTAGATATCCTTTGTTGTTAAAGAGCATTAGAAACCATACTGATCCCAAATCAAAGGACTATGAGAATTTGGGCAAAGCTATTGAAATGCTCCAGAAGATGCTCACTAGGATTAACTTTGAGACTGGAAAGGCATCTGACAGATTGAACTTATTTCtcttgaagcagaagcttGTGTTCAGACCAGGTGAGCTGGTTGACCTTAAGCTTACTGGCGAAAATAGAAAGCTTTTGTACCAGTGTATcctcaagaagagaaactaTCAGGATAAAGATAGGCAGGGAGAGGTGCAGGTGTATATTTTTGACCATGCTTTGCTAATGGTTAAAGTGAAAGTGATCAATAAACGGGAAGTTTACAGAGTCTATCAGAGGCCGATCCCTATTCCCCTATTATTCTTGTCATTATCAGAAGAATCTCCTACATTGAAGGTTGTTAAGAATACTGCATCAACCGGAACATCTGCCGGCTCTACGACATCTTTACTAGGACAAGATCAACTACCTCCTGGTAATTTCCAGTTGGCTTCCACCACGTCCAAAAGTCCTATGTCATTCACCTACATCGGAAGAAATGGCTATAAGTTGACATTGTATGCTACTCCTGCTGTGCAGCGGATGCTGGCCGAGAGAATCGAATCCCAATCtaagaagttgattgagGATAATGACGTGTTCACTTTGACACCATTAAGTTCggatttctttgatgcAAGCAACAAGATCAACTGTGTTGTTCCATTCgatggaggaagaaagcttTTATATGGTACAGATGCTGGTATATATATGGGAGATGTGAAAATTGATGAGGACAACCACAGAACGGTCTCGAAGCCGGTCAAGATTATTGGTAAAATCAACATAATTCAGGCAGACATCTTGGGTGAATACCAAATGTTACTAGCCTTGAGTGATAAAAAGATGTTTTACTGGCCGTTGGATGTTTTGAAGTCTGAAGattcattgaagaatgCCAAACTTGGAAAGGAGTTGATGAATCAtgtttcatttttcaaagttggGGTTTGTTCAGGTAGGATGCTTGTATGTGCGGcaaagtcatcatcaaatatgataAGGGTATTTGAACCTATTGATCCAATtaatcagaagaagcagagaaagaagtttgtATCAGAGACTAAGGATGTGACTTTCGGATCGGAGCCAGTTTCGGTCAGtttcttgaagactaaGCTGTGTGTCGGTTGCTCAAAAGGTTTTGAAATTGTTTCGTTGGACAGCAATGTGATGGAACAGTTGTTGGATCCTGCCGATACATCCCTTGACTTTGCAATTGGAAGGGAAGGCTTGAAACCACTTGAGATTGATCGAATCAACTCAGATTTCCTTCTCTCATATTCgtcattttctttcttcattaaCCACAATGGCTGGAGGTCAAGATCTAAATGGATCATTCACTGGGAGGGTGTTCCCCATGCTTTCGCACTTTGGTACCCATACTTGCTTGCCTTTGACAGCAATATGATCGAAATACGGCATGTCGAGACTGGAGAATTACTAAGAGTAATTGTGGCAGAGAATATTCGATTCCTACATTCTTCCTCTCAGGAGATCTTATACGCTTATGAGGATGAGAGGGGCTACGATGTGGTGGCCTCGTTAGACTTCTGGGACAAGAGTATGAAGAATATCAAGTCAGGTTCGAAGCAAGGACCAATACCCCTGCCGTcgcagcagcagcaactGCATCTGGAACTGCAAGATTCTGTGAAGAGATTGTAG
- a CDS encoding uncharacterized protein (EggNog:ENOG41), translating to MANKRRPKKTRGLHYRRYVYGETALNNDGGEQYRDLDEGLFSGHLSESPKREGSMDSDYEEDNKNFISLHQQWYGEVWPLSKFQKVDVLRVCLALKQGLKVLPPWEDVIYEQRLKNREIERQGMKLPFEIILEIIWFTKEEDRKDQMLICKSIYYSLLPQVYYFPKLNSVNFLTFVDMLMLRGNKKRFKDYVKVLDLSNIIQSNKTSYVSRLLRKFEDSLEVFISSQSSFGLPALISLRYCKQLKVLDLNLVSETINLKELFRSIHNLSSLEQLSFPRSSITCEDYNMEWPPKLWYLKLQGGITDEFLMNSHFPPTITNLEFAHCPNISDEAVNDILARIGTQLTKLSVFYPMPMLSATAFDLAYLYCPNLLLFYTSISYISADIFNDTFLPVLVDKDRPLRNLIIDSPGQLGQGAKLDPDDITIAVSEDRLPCLKSLSLSSLLGWDFLSGSVQDLVSELEYRGGAVYKL from the coding sequence ATGGCAAATAAGCGTAGACCCAAAAAGACCCGTGGATTACATTATCGGAGATATGTCTATGGAGAAACGGCACTTAACAACGATGGGGGTGAACAATATAGAGATCTTGATGAAGGGCTGTTTAGCGGGCATCTTTCGGAGTctccaaaaagagaaggaagtaTGGACAGCGACTATGAAGAGGACAACAAGAATTTTATATCACTCCATCAACAGTGGTACGGAGAAGTATGGCCACTGTCAAAGTTTCAAAAGGTTGATGTTCTGAGGGTTTGTCTCGCCTTGAAGCAGGGATTGAAAGTATTACCTCCGTGGGAGGATGTGATTTACGAACAGAGACTGAAAAATAGAGAGATCGAGAGACAAGGAATGAAACTCCCTTTTGAAATCATTCTGGAAATCATTTGGTTCACTAAGGAGGAAGATCGCAAAGATCAGATGCTCATCTGCAAGTCGATTTATTATTCACTTTTGCCACAGGTTTACTACTTTCCAAAGTTGAACTCGGTGAATTTTTTGACATTTGTGGATATGTTAATGCTGCGTGGAAACAAGAAGCGGTTTAAAGACTATGTGAAAGTATTGGATCTTTCAAATATCATTCAATCCAACAAGACTTCGTACGTGAGCCGACTCTTAAGAAAGTTCGAGGACTCTTTAGAAGTTTTCATCTCATCACAATCGAGTTTTGGATTACCAGCTTTGATTAGTTTGAGATATTGTAAGCAGCTAAAGGTTCTTGATTTAAACCTCGTCAGTGAAACgatcaacttgaaggagcTCTTTCGATCGATACACAATCTTTCATCTTTAGAGCAGCTATCATTTCCAAGATCTTCTATTACGTGTGAAGATTATAACATGGAATGGCCCCCGAAATTATGGTACTTAAAACTTCAGGGGGGTATTACGGATGAATTTTTGATGAATTCTCACTTTCCACCCACAATCACCAATTTGGAGTTTGCCCATTGTCCCAATATAAGTGATGAGGCAGTAAATGACATTCTGGCAAGAATAGGCACTCAGTTGACAAAACTATCGGTATTTTATCCTATGCCAATGTTGTCAGCAACGGCCTTTGACCTTGCATATCTATACTGCCCCAACCTGTTATTGTTTTACACCAGTATCTCATACATTTCGGCGGATATATTTAACGATACCTTTTTGCCGGTGCTTGTGGACAAGGACAGGCCACTAAGAAACTTGATAATAGATTCACCTGGACAATTAGGACAAGGTGCTAAGCTAGACCCTGATGATATCACAATAGCAGTCAGCGAGGACAGACTTCCGTGTTTGAAGTCGCTTTCGTTGAGTTCGCTACTTGGGTGGGACTTTCTGAGCGGGTCAGTACAAGATCTGGTAAGTGAACTGGAGTACCGTGGCGGTGCTGTTTACAAGCTTTAG
- the ARC18 gene encoding subunit of the Arp2/3 complex (BUSCO:EOG09343V3F): protein MPAYHSTFLAEDANSRIVGNFAVLPIKTKFKGPSLPCISEYDIIDEVLDLFRANTFFKNFEIKGPADRALIYGILFVSQCLNQLNQRVTKQEAVRELTNLSLDNFSVPGDVGFPLNSLYQPPRDRNESLFLRQYLTQFRQELSARLIERLYHDDSSKASKYWMAFSRKKFMNKSL from the coding sequence ATGCCTGCATATCACTCCACATTTTTGGCGGAGGATGCCAATTCAAGAATCGTTGGGAATTTCGCCGTCTTACCCATCAAAACTAAGTTTAAAGGGCCTTCTTTGCCTTGTATATCCGAGTACGACATCATCGATGAAGTGTTAGACCTTTTCAGAGCCAAtactttcttcaagaactttgaaaTTAAAGGTCCAGCGGATCGTGCGCTTATCTATGGTATTTTGTTTGTTTCGCAATGCCTCAATCAATTGAACCAAAGAGTGACGAAGCAGGAAGCTGTTAGAGAATTGACAAACCTATCTCTTGACAACTTCTCAGTTCCAGGTGATGTTGGCTTCCCCTTAAATTCTTTATATCAGCCACCTCGCGATAGAAATGAGTCTCTTTTCTTAAGGCAATATCTAACACAGTTCCGTCAAGAGCTTTCGGCAAGACTTATTGAGAGACTCTATCATGATGATAGCTCCAAAGCTAGCAAATACTGGATGGCTTTCAGCAGAAAGAAGTTCATGAACAAGAGTTTGTAG